From Culicoidibacter larvae, a single genomic window includes:
- the gatA gene encoding Asp-tRNA(Asn)/Glu-tRNA(Gln) amidotransferase subunit GatA has protein sequence MSLLDLSIKELRNKLDNKEITAQALIQESVDRITELDPKLNSFITFDTDYVKSQVTDFQENQLLSGIPVALKDNIVTRDLATTCGSKMLENFTDPLYDATVAERLRTAGSINMGKLNMDEFAMGSSNESSHFGPVHNPYNLDYVPGGSSGGSAAAVAAGLVKAALGSDTGGSVRQPAAFTNTVGLKPTYGRISRFGVVAFASSLDQIGIFSKTVEDNAVVLEAIAGRDEMDTTSSVQEVPKFSELLETSMAGKKIAVPEEYMSDAINPEIRERVLEAIEVYRGMGAIVETVRMPHLDYVVPAYYIIAPCEASSNLARFDGIRYGYRADNTTDLDNIYEKSRAEGFGSEVKKRILVGTYCLSAGHYDAFYMQAAKLRTVIKQDFDVIFKEYDVILGPTTPDAPFKIGEHSKDAVKVYLNDLLTIPANLVGLPAISVPAGFTKEGLPVGLQLTGKAFDEVGIYQFAYAFEQATKYYQIKPEMKGGN, from the coding sequence ATGAGTCTACTCGATTTATCAATCAAAGAATTACGCAACAAGCTCGATAATAAGGAAATAACTGCTCAAGCATTGATTCAGGAAAGTGTAGATCGTATTACTGAACTCGATCCAAAACTCAATAGTTTCATCACTTTTGATACTGATTATGTGAAAAGCCAAGTAACTGATTTTCAAGAAAACCAGTTACTCTCAGGTATTCCGGTCGCGCTTAAAGACAATATTGTCACTCGCGATTTGGCAACTACCTGCGGCTCTAAAATGCTGGAAAACTTTACTGATCCGCTTTACGATGCAACCGTAGCAGAACGTTTACGTACTGCCGGCAGTATCAACATGGGAAAATTAAACATGGATGAATTTGCTATGGGTTCAAGCAATGAGTCATCACACTTTGGTCCGGTACATAATCCATACAATCTGGATTATGTGCCCGGCGGATCTTCCGGTGGAAGCGCGGCAGCAGTCGCTGCCGGACTTGTTAAAGCAGCCTTGGGCAGCGACACCGGTGGTTCGGTGCGTCAACCGGCAGCATTTACCAACACCGTTGGATTGAAACCGACATATGGTCGGATTTCGCGATTTGGTGTGGTGGCATTTGCTTCATCATTAGACCAAATCGGTATTTTCAGTAAAACGGTAGAAGATAATGCTGTTGTACTTGAGGCAATTGCCGGACGTGATGAGATGGACACAACCAGTTCAGTACAAGAAGTACCTAAATTCAGTGAGTTACTTGAAACTTCAATGGCAGGAAAGAAGATTGCGGTGCCGGAAGAGTATATGAGTGATGCGATTAATCCGGAAATTCGTGAACGGGTGCTTGAAGCAATTGAAGTGTATCGTGGTATGGGCGCAATTGTTGAAACTGTGCGGATGCCGCATTTAGATTATGTCGTACCGGCATATTATATTATTGCACCATGTGAAGCAAGTTCTAACTTAGCGCGCTTCGATGGTATTCGTTATGGTTATCGTGCTGATAATACAACTGATTTAGATAATATCTATGAGAAGTCACGTGCAGAAGGTTTCGGTTCAGAAGTAAAGAAACGAATTTTAGTCGGAACATATTGCCTGAGTGCCGGTCACTATGATGCATTCTATATGCAAGCTGCAAAATTACGTACGGTTATCAAACAAGATTTTGACGTCATCTTCAAAGAATACGATGTTATTTTAGGCCCAACAACACCAGACGCACCGTTTAAGATTGGTGAGCATAGTAAAGATGCAGTTAAAGTATATTTAAACGATTTACTAACTATTCCGGCAAACCTTGTTGGTTTACCGGCAATATCAGTACCAGCCGGATTTACTAAAGAGGGTTTACCGGTCGGATTGCAATTGACAGGTAAAGCTTTTGATGAAGTAGGTATTTATCAGTTTGCTTATGCTTTTGAACAAGCGACTAAATATTACCAAATAAAACCAGAAATGAAGGGAGGAAACTAG
- the gatC gene encoding Asp-tRNA(Asn)/Glu-tRNA(Gln) amidotransferase subunit GatC — MLKLTRDDILKLGKLSKIEITEDEIADVESKINTVLAMIEDIQHLDLSDVEPMFHPNPEPFIYRDEALEFKQDTAALLNNAPESENNQVKVPTVLKEEII; from the coding sequence ATGTTAAAATTAACCCGTGATGATATTTTAAAACTTGGGAAACTATCTAAAATAGAAATTACCGAAGATGAAATCGCTGATGTTGAGAGTAAAATCAATACTGTTCTGGCGATGATTGAAGATATTCAACATTTGGATTTAAGCGATGTAGAACCGATGTTCCATCCAAATCCGGAACCATTTATTTATCGTGATGAAGCTTTAGAATTCAAACAGGATACGGCAGCATTACTGAATAATGCCCCGGAATCAGAAAATAATCAGGTAAAAGTACCAACTGTATTGAAGGAGGAAATTATATGA